A section of the Mesorhizobium loti genome encodes:
- a CDS encoding class II histone deacetylase produces MATGYVFHEQLMWHDTGSSADMMPPGRFVEPGRHLESPGSKRRLNNLIQVSGLGRHLVPIIPEPVTVDDLLRVHTQRHVDDIRTLSERGSGFAGPQAPIGLNSFDIALLSAGTTYAAMRAVLTGRVDNAYALARPPGHHAEPDQAMGNCLFSNIGVSVRRLQHEGLLGRAAIVDWDVHHGNGTETVFYSDPSVLTISLHQDNLYPTGRGALADNGKDEGEGYNINIPLPAGSGTGAYEATFDRIVAPALRAFKPDLVIVASGFDASGFDPLGRMMLNSECFRRLAARMVALAAETSQGRLVMTHEGGYSEGYVPFCGHAVIETLANHRTEVADPLSDHIDEWAGQDLQPHQAAVIDAAEGLLAGLRQRLASAA; encoded by the coding sequence ATGGCGACAGGTTACGTTTTTCACGAACAGCTGATGTGGCATGACACCGGCTCCAGCGCCGACATGATGCCTCCCGGCCGTTTCGTGGAACCCGGACGGCATCTGGAATCGCCCGGGTCGAAGCGCCGGCTCAACAACCTGATCCAGGTCAGCGGCCTGGGGCGCCATCTGGTGCCGATCATCCCCGAGCCGGTGACGGTCGACGACCTGCTGCGCGTGCACACGCAGCGCCACGTCGACGATATCAGGACACTGAGCGAGCGCGGTTCGGGCTTCGCTGGGCCGCAGGCGCCGATCGGCCTCAACAGTTTCGACATCGCCCTCTTGTCCGCCGGCACCACCTATGCGGCAATGCGCGCCGTGCTCACTGGCCGTGTCGACAACGCCTATGCGCTGGCACGCCCGCCGGGTCACCATGCAGAGCCCGACCAGGCGATGGGCAACTGCCTGTTCTCCAACATCGGCGTCTCCGTGCGCCGGCTGCAGCACGAGGGCCTGCTCGGCCGCGCGGCGATCGTCGACTGGGACGTGCATCACGGCAACGGCACCGAGACGGTGTTTTATTCCGACCCGTCGGTGCTGACGATTTCGCTGCATCAGGACAATCTCTACCCGACCGGACGCGGCGCGCTGGCCGATAATGGCAAGGATGAAGGTGAAGGCTACAACATCAACATCCCTCTGCCGGCCGGCAGCGGCACCGGCGCATATGAAGCGACCTTCGACCGCATCGTTGCCCCGGCGTTGCGTGCCTTCAAACCGGACCTCGTCATCGTGGCTTCCGGTTTCGATGCGTCGGGCTTCGATCCGCTCGGCCGCATGATGCTCAACAGCGAGTGCTTCCGGCGCCTTGCCGCGCGCATGGTGGCGCTCGCGGCCGAGACGTCACAGGGACGCCTGGTCATGACCCATGAAGGCGGCTATTCCGAAGGCTATGTGCCGTTCTGCGGCCATGCCGTCATCGAGACACTGGCAAACCACCGCACCGAAGTGGCCGATCCCCTGTCGGATCATATCGACGAGTGGGCCGGGCAGGACTTGCAGCCGCATCAGGCCGCGGTGATCGATGCCGCCGAGGGCCTGCTCGCCGGCTTGCGCCAACGCCTCGCAAGTGCTGCCTGA
- a CDS encoding ATP-binding cassette domain-containing protein, protein MSDVLLQAENVGIRFGGLQALEGLNLTVRDKELCCIIGPNGAGKSTFLNVLTGTLRPSSGSVRLLGHDIAGLPLHRIARLGIARKFQIPSVFPNLSVEDNLKVARWGAPSPLRPVGELLELVALTNRAATLAGELAHGQKQWLEIGMALAIEPRLLLLDEPTAGMTPQETMATAQMLLRLKGEFSIVAVEHDIRFVRALNCETLVLHQGRRLRSGPFHEIEADEMVRDVYLGRR, encoded by the coding sequence ATGAGCGACGTGCTGCTTCAAGCCGAGAATGTCGGCATCCGCTTCGGCGGCCTCCAGGCGCTGGAAGGGTTGAACCTGACGGTGCGCGACAAGGAACTCTGCTGCATCATCGGGCCGAACGGCGCCGGCAAGAGCACCTTCCTCAACGTGCTGACCGGCACGCTTCGCCCGTCCAGCGGCAGCGTGCGCCTCCTCGGCCACGACATTGCCGGCCTGCCGCTGCACCGCATCGCCCGGCTCGGGATCGCGCGAAAATTCCAGATCCCGTCGGTCTTTCCGAACCTCTCGGTCGAAGACAATCTGAAGGTGGCACGGTGGGGTGCGCCCTCGCCGCTTCGCCCGGTCGGCGAATTGCTGGAGCTGGTGGCGCTCACCAATCGAGCCGCCACGCTGGCCGGCGAACTGGCGCATGGCCAGAAGCAATGGCTGGAGATCGGCATGGCGCTGGCGATCGAACCACGGCTGCTGCTGCTCGACGAGCCGACGGCCGGAATGACGCCGCAGGAAACGATGGCGACCGCGCAGATGCTGCTGCGGCTCAAGGGCGAGTTCTCGATTGTCGCCGTCGAGCACGACATACGCTTCGTGCGGGCGCTGAACTGCGAGACGCTGGTGCTGCACCAGGGGCGTCGGCTGCGCAGCGGTCCCTTCCACGAAATCGAGGCCGACGAAATGGTCCGCGACGTCTATCTGGGGAGACGCTGA
- the urtB gene encoding urea ABC transporter permease subunit UrtB, whose protein sequence is MDFLVTTLLNALTLISILMLVGLGLAISFGLMNVTNLAHGEFVTVGAFAVYFVQSIGGSFWLGLAAAPIAGAVVGCLLEFAIIRHLYSRPVSTVLATWGVSLILQQGLELTFGLGAKPVTPPIEGTFDLFFTVYPAYRLILIAIAMLTLLGVVLLISRTSFGLDIRTVIQNREMAEGVGINTRRTYAIAFTFGAAIAGLAGGLVAPLAIVLPQMGVNYLANAFFVVIVGGVGSIGGLVAGSVFVGGLTSVLNYQISPSLAQAIVLLAAIVAVRLRPNGLFNGASR, encoded by the coding sequence ATGGATTTTCTGGTTACCACGCTCCTCAACGCGCTGACGCTGATCAGTATCCTGATGCTGGTCGGGCTCGGGCTGGCGATCAGCTTCGGCCTGATGAACGTGACCAATCTGGCGCATGGCGAGTTCGTCACGGTCGGCGCCTTCGCGGTCTATTTCGTCCAGAGCATCGGCGGCTCCTTCTGGCTGGGGCTGGCCGCCGCCCCCATCGCCGGCGCGGTGGTCGGCTGCCTCCTGGAATTCGCCATCATCCGCCATCTCTATTCGCGGCCGGTCTCGACCGTGCTTGCCACCTGGGGCGTCAGCCTGATCCTGCAGCAAGGGCTGGAACTGACCTTCGGTCTCGGCGCCAAGCCGGTGACGCCGCCGATCGAGGGCACGTTCGACCTCTTCTTCACCGTCTATCCCGCCTACCGGCTGATCCTGATCGCCATCGCCATGCTGACCCTGCTCGGCGTCGTGCTGCTGATCAGCCGGACATCGTTCGGCCTCGACATCCGCACCGTCATCCAGAACCGCGAAATGGCCGAGGGCGTCGGCATCAACACGCGGCGCACCTACGCCATCGCCTTCACCTTCGGCGCGGCCATCGCCGGGCTCGCCGGCGGGCTGGTCGCGCCGCTGGCGATCGTGCTGCCGCAGATGGGCGTCAACTATCTCGCCAATGCCTTCTTCGTCGTCATTGTCGGTGGTGTCGGCTCGATCGGCGGCCTCGTCGCCGGCAGCGTCTTCGTCGGCGGCCTGACCAGCGTGCTCAACTACCAGATCTCGCCGTCGCTGGCGCAGGCGATCGTGCTGCTGGCAGCCATTGTCGCCGTACGGCTGCGGCCCAACGGCCTGTTCAACGGAGCGTCGCGATGA
- a CDS encoding GNAT family N-acetyltransferase, translating into MLVTEGPLPDEITVLSSGYRRVPAGKIVNAVTWMEARAPVPGLAQPLAMTRITKPDSTAYRAIFLEIGAPWLWDRAAEMSDAEVAAHFADPRQHLYYGHDERGGHVGMAEFRVADGNEIEITYFGLFPALTGRGLGKRLMAGALDQAWRLGPERIWLHTSSIDHHSVIGFYRACGFEPFAAGFEITDDPRIKGTLPRDVAPQIPLIETEWVPGAR; encoded by the coding sequence ATGCTGGTCACCGAAGGCCCATTGCCGGATGAAATCACCGTTCTCTCGTCCGGCTACCGGCGCGTGCCGGCCGGCAAGATCGTCAATGCCGTGACATGGATGGAAGCGCGCGCACCGGTGCCGGGTCTCGCTCAACCCCTGGCAATGACCCGGATCACCAAGCCCGACAGTACCGCCTACCGCGCGATCTTCCTCGAGATCGGCGCTCCCTGGCTCTGGGATCGCGCCGCCGAAATGTCGGATGCTGAAGTCGCCGCGCATTTCGCCGACCCGCGCCAGCATCTCTATTACGGCCATGATGAACGTGGCGGCCATGTCGGCATGGCCGAATTCCGCGTGGCGGACGGCAACGAGATCGAGATCACCTATTTTGGCCTGTTCCCCGCCTTGACCGGCCGGGGTCTCGGCAAGCGGCTGATGGCGGGAGCGCTCGACCAGGCATGGCGCCTCGGCCCGGAGCGTATCTGGCTGCACACCAGCAGCATAGACCATCACAGCGTCATCGGGTTCTACCGAGCTTGCGGGTTCGAACCCTTTGCGGCGGGGTTCGAAATCACCGACGATCCCCGGATCAAGGGAACCTTGCCGCGCGATGTGGCCCCGCAAATCCCGTTGATCGAAACGGAATGGGTGCCCGGCGCCAGATGA
- a CDS encoding ArgE/DapE family deacylase, translated as MPERIADEAILRAVDDGFARQVAFLADLVRFPSQRGEEHAAQSFMAAAYEADGYAVDMWRVDVDAIRDLPGFSPVAVSYDDAFNVVATHTPRNATGRSLILNGHIDVVPTGPLDRWVRDPYDPAIEDGWMHGRGAGDMKAGLSACLYALAALRGLGYQPAANVFLQSVVEEECTGNGALACLQRGYRADAAFIPEPLEPRLMRAQVGPIWFRVEVDGDPQHASGAFSAGANAIEKAFVIIQALKQLEIVWNARKVDDPHFCNHPHPIRFNLGKIEGGEWTSSVPARCVFEMRVATYPGQKLEDARAELEACIADAARADPFLANRPPKMTYNGFMAEGYVLEGADEMEAVLRRSHVAVWGEPLTEHVTSATTDARFFGLYADTPAIVYGPICRMPHGYDEAVDLDSVRKVTQTIALFIADWCGLEPIDPEVSA; from the coding sequence ATGCCTGAGCGAATTGCCGACGAAGCCATTTTGCGCGCGGTCGATGACGGCTTCGCACGACAAGTCGCATTCCTGGCGGACCTCGTGCGCTTTCCCTCCCAACGCGGCGAGGAACACGCGGCGCAATCCTTCATGGCGGCGGCCTATGAGGCCGATGGTTATGCAGTCGATATGTGGCGTGTCGATGTCGATGCGATTCGCGACCTGCCGGGGTTTTCTCCCGTGGCGGTGTCCTACGATGACGCCTTCAATGTCGTTGCCACCCACACGCCGAGAAACGCCACCGGCCGCTCGCTGATCCTCAACGGCCATATCGACGTGGTACCCACGGGGCCGCTCGACCGTTGGGTGCGCGATCCCTACGATCCCGCCATCGAGGATGGCTGGATGCATGGTCGCGGCGCCGGCGACATGAAGGCAGGCCTGTCGGCTTGTCTCTACGCGCTGGCCGCCTTGCGCGGCCTCGGCTATCAGCCGGCCGCCAACGTGTTCCTGCAGTCGGTGGTCGAGGAAGAGTGCACCGGCAATGGCGCGCTTGCCTGCCTGCAGCGCGGCTACCGCGCCGATGCCGCCTTCATTCCCGAACCGCTGGAACCGCGATTGATGCGCGCGCAGGTCGGACCGATCTGGTTCAGGGTCGAGGTCGACGGCGATCCGCAGCATGCCTCGGGGGCTTTCTCGGCCGGCGCCAATGCCATCGAAAAGGCCTTCGTCATCATCCAGGCACTGAAGCAGCTCGAAATCGTCTGGAATGCGCGCAAGGTCGATGATCCGCATTTCTGCAATCACCCGCATCCAATCCGCTTCAATCTCGGCAAGATCGAAGGTGGCGAATGGACATCGAGCGTTCCGGCGCGTTGTGTCTTCGAGATGCGGGTCGCGACCTATCCCGGGCAGAAGCTCGAAGATGCCAGGGCCGAGCTCGAAGCCTGCATCGCCGATGCGGCCCGTGCCGATCCATTCCTGGCCAATCGCCCGCCCAAGATGACCTATAACGGCTTCATGGCCGAGGGCTATGTACTGGAGGGCGCCGACGAGATGGAAGCCGTGCTGCGCCGCAGCCATGTCGCCGTGTGGGGCGAGCCGCTGACGGAACACGTCACCTCGGCGACGACGGATGCACGCTTCTTCGGCCTCTATGCCGATACGCCGGCGATCGTCTATGGCCCGATCTGCCGCATGCCGCATGGTTACGACGAGGCCGTCGATCTCGATTCGGTGCGCAAGGTCACCCAGACCATTGCACTGTTCATCGCCGACTGGTGTGGCCTCGAGCCCATCGATCCGGAGGTGAGCGCATGA
- a CDS encoding branched-chain amino acid ABC transporter permease produces MIARDRNWLLIFAVCAVLAIVYPFFADGYQLTVIRDALIFGLFAASLDFFWGRTGILCFGHAAFFGIGGYIMALITLNDAIPFGSLLGIMGAVAGAAFVAAIIGYFLFFGGIRGSYFTIVTLAMGVICQQAAISWSSVTGGDSGLIGIPPIEFDLGGMHVDLSQDLPSYIFVACIVAVVVLALWSISRGRWGTVLTAIQDNEVRAAALGHNAPLRLLLTFVLSAAIAGLAGALYVCMAGLVAPDLSGLLLSTEVIVWVAVGGRGTLLGPVLGAIAIQRAQQTISSFNPSLWPLLLGCVFVIIVFVLPDGILSIYARLKSLFKGRRQAQ; encoded by the coding sequence ATGATCGCCCGGGACCGCAACTGGCTGCTGATCTTCGCCGTCTGCGCCGTACTCGCCATCGTCTATCCCTTCTTCGCCGACGGCTACCAGCTGACGGTGATCCGCGATGCGCTGATCTTCGGCCTGTTTGCCGCCAGCCTCGACTTCTTCTGGGGCCGCACGGGCATCCTGTGCTTCGGCCACGCCGCCTTCTTCGGCATCGGCGGCTACATCATGGCGCTCATCACGCTCAATGACGCCATCCCCTTCGGCAGCCTGCTCGGCATCATGGGCGCGGTGGCCGGTGCCGCCTTCGTGGCCGCCATCATCGGCTACTTCCTGTTCTTCGGCGGCATCCGCGGCAGCTATTTCACCATCGTCACGCTCGCCATGGGCGTTATCTGTCAGCAGGCCGCGATCTCCTGGAGTTCGGTCACGGGCGGCGACAGCGGCCTTATCGGCATCCCGCCGATCGAATTCGATCTTGGCGGGATGCATGTCGATCTCAGCCAGGATCTGCCCAGCTACATCTTTGTTGCATGCATCGTCGCGGTGGTCGTGCTGGCGCTGTGGTCGATCAGCCGCGGCCGCTGGGGCACGGTGCTGACCGCCATCCAGGACAATGAGGTCCGGGCTGCCGCGCTCGGACACAACGCACCCCTACGGTTGCTCCTCACCTTCGTCCTGTCGGCCGCGATCGCCGGGCTCGCCGGCGCGCTCTATGTCTGCATGGCCGGGCTGGTGGCCCCCGATCTGTCCGGCCTGCTTCTGTCGACCGAAGTCATCGTCTGGGTGGCGGTCGGCGGGCGCGGTACGCTGCTCGGCCCGGTGCTGGGCGCCATCGCCATCCAGCGCGCGCAGCAGACAATCAGCAGCTTCAATCCGAGCCTGTGGCCGCTGCTGCTCGGCTGCGTCTTCGTCATCATCGTCTTCGTGCTGCCGGACGGCATCCTGTCGATCTACGCACGGCTGAAGAGCCTGTTCAAAGGCAGGAGGCAGGCGCAATGA
- a CDS encoding phosphotransferase: MNAAVPDGFGETLAEDAPDVSIADALAILRRHYGLTGSARPLPGERDHNFHVQTEGDGEFVLKVSHPAEEAGFTDFQNRALDHILAVDPTLLVPSVRKSLEGEAQFTVGVGGSAPRIIRLVTYLPGQLLSRSPTSAAQDRNLGIFLARLGRALRGFFHPAAGSDLLWDIRKVAKTRPMMAHIADAGHRAMVERVMDAFEAHAAPVIPSLRAQIVHNDMNSYNVVMDASRPEVVTGILDFGDMIHSPLICDLAIGAVYRWPAQGHPLAPAARFVAGYQSVQPLEAEEIGILFDLIRARLALIANIASWQAERFPAKRDYVLRLITEVWASLERLDGLSSADARRFFLDHSNPE, from the coding sequence ATGAATGCAGCCGTGCCCGACGGTTTCGGTGAAACGCTCGCCGAGGACGCGCCTGACGTTTCGATCGCCGACGCGCTAGCAATCTTGCGCCGGCACTACGGCCTCACCGGCAGCGCGCGTCCGCTGCCGGGCGAACGCGACCACAATTTCCACGTCCAGACCGAAGGCGATGGCGAGTTCGTCCTGAAGGTTTCCCACCCGGCAGAGGAGGCTGGCTTCACGGACTTCCAGAACAGGGCGCTCGACCACATCCTTGCCGTCGACCCGACCTTGCTGGTTCCTTCGGTGCGCAAGAGCCTGGAGGGCGAAGCGCAGTTCACGGTCGGCGTCGGCGGATCGGCGCCCCGCATCATCCGGCTGGTCACCTATCTGCCCGGCCAGTTGCTGTCGCGCTCGCCGACGTCGGCGGCGCAGGATCGCAATCTCGGTATCTTCCTCGCCCGCCTTGGCCGGGCACTGCGCGGCTTCTTCCATCCGGCGGCCGGCAGCGACCTGCTCTGGGACATCAGAAAGGTCGCCAAGACACGGCCGATGATGGCGCATATCGCCGATGCCGGCCATCGGGCCATGGTCGAGCGTGTGATGGATGCCTTCGAGGCGCATGCGGCGCCGGTCATCCCGAGCCTGCGCGCCCAGATCGTCCACAACGACATGAATTCCTACAATGTGGTGATGGACGCTTCGCGGCCGGAGGTCGTGACCGGCATCCTCGATTTCGGCGACATGATCCATTCGCCGCTGATCTGTGACCTTGCCATCGGCGCCGTCTACCGCTGGCCGGCGCAGGGGCATCCGCTCGCGCCCGCCGCGCGCTTCGTTGCCGGCTACCAGTCGGTGCAGCCGCTCGAGGCCGAAGAAATCGGCATCCTTTTTGATCTGATCCGTGCCCGCCTTGCGCTCATCGCCAACATCGCCAGCTGGCAGGCCGAACGGTTCCCGGCCAAGCGCGACTATGTGCTGCGCCTCATCACCGAGGTCTGGGCCTCGCTTGAACGGCTCGACGGGCTGTCGTCCGCGGATGCCCGCCGCTTTTTTCTAGATCATTCCAATCCGGAGTAG
- a CDS encoding aspartate aminotransferase family protein produces MLVSQSSPYPANAVPTASEQALIERRARLLGPTYRAFYRNPIHLVRGSGVWLYDAQGRKFLDAYNNVASVGHCHPRVVEALSGQAATLNTHTRYLSEIILDYAEKLLGTVPAHLGHAMFTCTGSEANDLAIRIAQHSTGNSGVIITDFAYHGATIATAQLSPAAVGAKGVPAHHRTVAAPDTFRDHGRVAHDFARNVAAAIEDMRAQNIRPAALLLDSAFSSDGIFFPDAAVMREAADHVRKAGGIVIADEVQSGFGRLGQGMWGFVNYGLEPDIVTMGKPIGDGHPMGAVLVRPRLVSSFGSNTGYFNTFGGNPVAAAVGIAVLEVIEGEGLIENARNVGAYTGDLLRALQGRHGMVGDVRHNGLYFGVELTADGDEALAASKTSAVVEAMREDGVLISSCGPRGNVLKIRPPLPFARDNAEQLAETLDRALSNW; encoded by the coding sequence ATGCTCGTGTCCCAGTCCTCGCCATATCCTGCAAATGCGGTACCGACGGCATCCGAGCAAGCCCTGATCGAGCGCCGCGCCAGGTTGCTTGGGCCGACCTACCGCGCCTTCTACCGCAACCCGATCCACCTGGTGCGCGGCAGCGGGGTCTGGCTCTACGACGCGCAGGGGCGCAAATTCCTCGACGCCTACAACAATGTCGCCTCGGTCGGGCACTGCCATCCGCGCGTCGTCGAGGCGCTGTCGGGCCAGGCCGCCACGCTCAACACGCACACGCGCTATCTCAGCGAGATCATCCTCGACTACGCGGAAAAACTGCTCGGCACCGTTCCGGCCCATCTTGGCCACGCCATGTTCACCTGCACCGGAAGCGAGGCCAATGATCTCGCCATCCGCATCGCCCAGCATTCCACTGGCAACAGCGGCGTCATCATCACCGACTTCGCCTATCACGGCGCGACGATCGCCACCGCGCAGCTGTCGCCTGCGGCGGTCGGGGCGAAGGGCGTGCCCGCGCACCACCGGACCGTGGCCGCGCCGGACACGTTCCGCGACCATGGCCGCGTCGCGCATGATTTCGCCAGGAATGTCGCCGCCGCCATCGAGGACATGCGCGCGCAGAATATCCGTCCGGCGGCGCTGCTGCTCGACTCGGCCTTTTCCAGCGACGGCATTTTCTTCCCCGATGCGGCGGTCATGCGCGAGGCGGCGGATCACGTCAGGAAAGCCGGCGGCATCGTCATTGCCGACGAGGTCCAGTCCGGCTTCGGCCGGCTTGGCCAGGGCATGTGGGGTTTTGTCAATTATGGCCTCGAACCCGACATCGTCACCATGGGCAAACCGATCGGCGACGGCCATCCGATGGGCGCGGTGCTCGTGCGGCCGCGGCTTGTTTCATCCTTCGGCTCCAACACCGGCTACTTCAACACCTTCGGGGGCAATCCCGTCGCGGCCGCTGTCGGCATTGCCGTGCTCGAGGTGATCGAGGGCGAGGGTCTGATCGAGAATGCGCGCAATGTCGGTGCCTATACCGGCGACCTGCTGCGCGCGCTGCAGGGCCGGCACGGCATGGTGGGCGATGTCAGGCACAACGGCCTCTATTTCGGCGTCGAACTGACCGCCGACGGCGACGAGGCGCTGGCCGCCAGCAAGACATCGGCGGTCGTCGAAGCCATGCGCGAGGATGGCGTGCTGATCTCGTCCTGCGGTCCGCGCGGCAATGTGCTGAAGATCAGGCCGCCGCTGCCGTTCGCCAGGGACAATGCCGAGCAACTGGCCGAGACGCTCGATCGCGCTTTGTCGAATTGGTGA
- a CDS encoding LuxR C-terminal-related transcriptional regulator, with the protein MRRESILSRLERHIDTRIVLFAAPAGFGKSTTMAQWAAEVARLGRLTAWFSCEATDNDEGAFLSHLVGALRHLVQNPAELDLAFQSSPIPQLDVVLSALVAGLAARDADITLFFDDYHAIEAPVVKRFMERLTRQAPANAAFVIGSRNLPDLQLGKLRVLGDVFEIGPDDLRFASSEAEAFFNDKLGLSVSSGTVETLCSRTEGWAAGLQLASLSLSAAHTPETVIGNFTGANRNVADFLMGEVFLELPPALAKFLLHSSIFERFSAEACRAVLRAADAEADITEIESRNLFLVPLDEERRWFRYHHLFHDFLSREMERREPEMIAPLHLAAAEWFGERKMLTEAIGHALAAGDQARAAVFVENNALELIAQCQLLYVRQLLALLPRKLVDQRIRLQLIVLWLAVHSSQPEIAQQTLANARKLVETGPADGKDPGTLTGTTIEAEIAVLDAAVHSTLEQFEAARDTALSALRIIAPDAWFMEGATANVIGYNLYALGDLEGARAAADAARKAHERSGSLLGVTIANCYMAVIERSAGRLPAAERLLRNTIIEARTRIGANSYAEALAGTLLAELAYETNASGEALTLVENLGPLIEGAAVIVYPLASVPTYARVLQLTGRGDAALDMLERVYQRVRGSVYRRLASVLVHDRIRLLIDQSRVAEARSLLSEHRRESAETAPTVANEFEFFAEGRLLTAEKSYAAAAAIFDTLLERTKSSGRMRRHILALILRARSAGHDQREADRYLLEALRLAQPSGFIRSFVDEGRPVMEGLMRLRAAQAKTEPSLSAYATRIIHAAQTMPVPTRKPAASAPEKEQLTQRESELLRYLSEGMSNRDIAVALSVGETTVKWHLKNIFGKLSVSNRVQAVRAAQAAANLRPPSKGGA; encoded by the coding sequence GTGCGGCGCGAAAGCATCCTGTCGAGGCTGGAGCGGCACATCGACACGCGCATCGTTCTGTTCGCCGCGCCCGCCGGTTTCGGCAAGTCGACGACGATGGCGCAGTGGGCCGCGGAAGTCGCGCGTCTGGGCCGACTAACCGCATGGTTCTCCTGCGAGGCGACGGACAATGACGAAGGCGCCTTCCTGTCGCATCTGGTGGGCGCGTTGCGCCATCTCGTCCAGAATCCCGCCGAACTCGACCTCGCCTTCCAGTCGAGCCCGATCCCGCAGCTCGACGTCGTGCTATCGGCCCTTGTAGCGGGTCTTGCGGCGCGCGACGCCGACATCACCCTGTTCTTTGACGACTACCACGCCATCGAGGCGCCGGTGGTGAAGCGGTTCATGGAGCGCCTGACGAGGCAGGCACCGGCCAACGCCGCCTTCGTCATCGGTTCGCGCAACCTGCCAGACCTGCAACTTGGCAAGCTCAGGGTGCTTGGCGACGTTTTCGAAATCGGCCCGGACGATCTGCGCTTCGCCTCGTCCGAGGCCGAGGCCTTCTTCAACGACAAGCTGGGCCTGAGCGTCAGCAGCGGCACGGTGGAAACCTTGTGTTCACGGACCGAAGGCTGGGCCGCCGGCCTGCAGCTCGCCTCGCTGTCGCTGAGCGCCGCGCATACGCCAGAAACCGTCATCGGCAATTTCACCGGCGCCAACCGCAACGTCGCCGACTTCCTGATGGGGGAAGTGTTCCTGGAGCTGCCGCCGGCCCTGGCGAAGTTCCTGCTCCACAGTTCGATCTTCGAGCGCTTCAGCGCCGAGGCCTGCCGGGCAGTATTGCGCGCGGCCGACGCCGAGGCCGACATCACAGAGATCGAGAGCCGCAACCTGTTCCTGGTGCCGCTCGACGAGGAGCGGCGCTGGTTCCGCTACCATCATCTGTTCCATGACTTCCTCAGCCGCGAAATGGAACGGCGCGAACCGGAGATGATCGCTCCCCTGCACCTGGCCGCCGCCGAATGGTTCGGCGAACGCAAGATGCTGACCGAAGCCATCGGACACGCGCTCGCTGCCGGCGACCAGGCGCGCGCAGCGGTGTTCGTCGAAAACAATGCGCTCGAACTCATCGCCCAGTGCCAGCTGCTTTATGTGCGGCAGTTGCTGGCACTGCTGCCGCGGAAGCTGGTCGACCAGCGCATCCGGCTGCAACTCATCGTGCTGTGGCTGGCGGTGCACTCAAGCCAGCCTGAAATTGCCCAGCAGACGCTCGCCAATGCGCGCAAGCTCGTCGAAACCGGGCCGGCCGACGGCAAGGATCCCGGCACGCTGACCGGCACCACCATCGAGGCCGAGATCGCGGTCCTCGATGCCGCTGTGCACAGCACGCTGGAGCAGTTCGAGGCCGCGCGTGATACCGCGCTGTCCGCCCTGCGCATCATCGCGCCGGACGCCTGGTTCATGGAGGGTGCGACGGCCAACGTCATCGGCTACAATCTCTATGCGCTGGGCGATCTCGAAGGGGCTCGGGCTGCGGCCGACGCCGCGCGCAAGGCGCATGAGCGAAGCGGCAGCCTGCTCGGCGTCACCATCGCCAATTGCTACATGGCCGTCATCGAGCGTTCGGCCGGCCGCCTGCCCGCCGCCGAACGGCTGCTGCGCAACACGATCATCGAGGCCAGGACGCGGATCGGCGCGAACTCATATGCCGAGGCGCTTGCCGGAACGCTGCTTGCCGAACTCGCCTATGAGACCAACGCATCCGGCGAGGCGCTGACATTGGTCGAGAATCTCGGGCCGCTGATCGAGGGCGCCGCCGTCATCGTCTATCCGCTGGCCAGCGTGCCGACCTATGCTCGTGTGCTGCAGCTGACCGGTCGTGGCGACGCGGCCCTCGACATGCTGGAGCGCGTCTACCAGCGTGTGCGCGGTTCCGTTTATCGCCGCCTCGCTTCGGTGCTGGTGCATGACCGCATCCGGCTGCTCATCGACCAGAGCCGCGTCGCCGAGGCGCGCTCTCTGCTGAGCGAGCATCGCCGCGAAAGCGCTGAAACCGCCCCTACCGTCGCCAATGAATTCGAGTTCTTCGCCGAAGGCAGGCTGCTGACGGCGGAGAAATCCTACGCAGCGGCAGCGGCCATTTTTGACACGTTGCTGGAGCGAACGAAAAGCAGCGGACGCATGCGCCGCCACATACTGGCGCTGATCCTGCGCGCCAGGAGCGCCGGCCACGACCAGCGCGAAGCTGATCGCTATCTTCTCGAAGCGTTGCGCCTTGCCCAGCCTTCCGGCTTCATCCGCTCCTTCGTCGACGAGGGCAGGCCTGTCATGGAAGGGTTGATGCGGCTGCGCGCGGCGCAAGCGAAGACCGAGCCGTCCCTGTCGGCCTATGCAACGCGCATCATCCATGCCGCGCAGACCATGCCTGTGCCAACGCGCAAGCCGGCCGCATCCGCGCCCGAAAAGGAACAGCTCACCCAGCGCGAGTCCGAATTGCTGCGCTACCTGTCGGAAGGCATGTCCAACCGCGATATCGCGGTCGCGCTGTCGGTGGGCGAAACAACGGTGAAATGGCATTTGAAGAACATTTTCGGCAAGCTCTCCGTATCGAACCGAGTCCAGGCCGTGCGCGCCGCGCAGGCGGCCGCCAACCTTCGGCCCCCTTCGAAAGGAGGGGCATAG